In a single window of the Desulfovibrio mangrovi genome:
- a CDS encoding bifunctional acetate--CoA ligase family protein/GNAT family N-acetyltransferase: MSPAKLEHMFKPTSVAVIGATDEPGEPGNTILKNLLGGKFLGPVLPVNPDVDSVMGMPSYAAIDTLPLTPDLAILCSPPETIPFYIEELGKRGTQHAVIMSRGYFRFNRDKLEVQKKALLTVARKYNVRVLGPNCLGYINPSVGINASLAARDALPGKVAFVTQSDSLFTTVLDWAASKNIGFSHFISLGDRYDIHFEDVLNYLNNDFSTRAILLYIETIENARQFLSAVRALARNKPVLVIKAGRSEAGAAAAAAHSGMLLGSDDVYDTAFRRAGMLRVFDIDTLFDTVETIALARPLKGERLAIITNGGGPGFLATDMLLEGGGKLAELSDETCQQLDNELGSGWSYWNPLVMKSDADGDMYAKAIRQLLQESEVDALLVMHVPTAGVDSAAIAEQVIKACKKTKKLVLTSWLGIDDAEAARKRFTETGFPSFFTPDKAVRAFLNLVQYRRNQEMLVEAPASLPDDFQPDAFMVRNIIVEALEEKRQMLTGKEAGAILSAYGIPIVETRTAATSMEAAQAAAAIGFPVALKVNSPDIYRKSLAGGVALDLENEEDVLVAANTIVDRVRQNQPNARINGFSVQRMSRRARARELAIETATDPIFGPIIRFGQGGSLASITHDRQTALPPLNMSLANELIQRTKIVTLLRGNRDIPAANLDAVRSTLVKISQLVIDIPEIFELEIDPLYADDAGVVALDANIRVAWSPSSGTDQLAIRPYPKELEECIQLRNGSKVDLRPIRPEDEPDHWDFLEHMSPEDKRFRFFGNVATLPRSEMIKLTQIDYDREMAFIAKGEAPDGSIKTLGVARAMIQPDNTSAEFAVAVRSDLKRLGLGRLLMEKIIRYLQSRKTRRIVGAALSDNKNMIELARNLGFEVTKDLDDDVHHFEMIMEEKEEA; this comes from the coding sequence GTGAGTCCGGCAAAACTAGAGCACATGTTCAAGCCCACCTCCGTTGCGGTCATCGGCGCAACCGACGAACCGGGAGAACCCGGCAACACCATTCTCAAGAACCTGCTGGGCGGGAAATTTCTCGGCCCTGTGCTGCCGGTGAACCCCGACGTGGACAGCGTGATGGGCATGCCCTCCTATGCTGCCATCGACACGCTTCCCCTCACGCCGGATCTGGCCATTCTCTGTTCACCACCGGAAACAATTCCCTTTTATATTGAAGAACTTGGCAAACGCGGCACCCAGCATGCGGTGATCATGTCCCGCGGCTACTTCCGTTTCAACCGCGACAAGCTGGAAGTGCAGAAAAAGGCCCTGCTCACCGTTGCCAGAAAATACAACGTGCGGGTGCTCGGCCCCAACTGCCTCGGCTACATCAACCCTTCCGTGGGGATCAACGCCAGCCTCGCCGCGCGCGACGCCCTGCCCGGCAAGGTGGCCTTTGTCACGCAGTCCGACTCCCTGTTCACCACAGTGCTGGACTGGGCCGCATCAAAAAACATCGGCTTCTCACACTTCATTTCTCTGGGTGACCGCTACGACATCCATTTCGAAGATGTGCTCAACTACCTGAACAACGATTTTTCCACCCGTGCCATTCTGCTCTACATAGAGACCATAGAGAATGCACGGCAGTTCCTTTCCGCCGTGCGCGCACTGGCGCGCAACAAGCCCGTGCTGGTCATCAAGGCAGGCCGGTCCGAAGCCGGTGCTGCGGCTGCGGCTGCCCATTCCGGCATGCTGTTGGGGTCGGACGACGTATATGACACGGCCTTCCGACGCGCGGGCATGCTGCGAGTATTTGACATCGACACGCTCTTCGACACCGTGGAGACCATTGCGCTTGCCCGCCCCCTCAAGGGGGAACGGCTCGCCATCATCACCAACGGCGGCGGCCCCGGCTTCCTTGCCACGGACATGCTGCTGGAAGGCGGCGGCAAGCTGGCTGAACTTTCCGACGAGACCTGCCAACAGTTGGACAATGAACTCGGCAGTGGTTGGTCTTACTGGAATCCGCTGGTCATGAAGAGTGATGCGGACGGCGATATGTACGCCAAGGCGATCCGCCAGCTTTTGCAGGAGTCTGAAGTGGACGCCCTGCTCGTCATGCACGTGCCCACGGCGGGTGTAGACAGTGCCGCCATTGCCGAACAGGTGATCAAGGCCTGCAAAAAAACCAAGAAGCTCGTGCTGACAAGCTGGCTGGGCATCGATGATGCGGAAGCGGCACGAAAGCGTTTCACGGAGACGGGCTTTCCTTCGTTCTTCACGCCGGACAAGGCTGTACGGGCATTCCTGAACCTCGTACAGTACCGCCGCAACCAGGAAATGCTCGTGGAAGCTCCGGCATCCCTGCCGGATGACTTTCAGCCGGACGCCTTCATGGTCCGCAACATCATCGTCGAAGCGCTGGAAGAAAAACGGCAGATGCTCACGGGGAAGGAAGCAGGGGCCATCCTCAGTGCCTACGGCATTCCCATCGTGGAAACCCGCACCGCAGCAACCTCCATGGAAGCGGCACAGGCGGCAGCGGCCATCGGCTTCCCCGTAGCGCTCAAAGTCAATTCACCGGACATTTACCGCAAATCTCTGGCGGGCGGCGTTGCACTCGACCTCGAAAATGAAGAAGACGTGCTGGTGGCGGCCAACACCATTGTGGACCGCGTCAGACAGAACCAGCCCAACGCCCGAATTAACGGTTTCAGCGTTCAGCGCATGAGCCGCAGGGCCCGCGCCCGCGAACTGGCCATAGAAACGGCAACGGACCCCATATTCGGTCCCATCATCCGCTTCGGGCAAGGGGGATCGCTGGCCTCCATCACCCACGACCGGCAAACCGCTCTGCCGCCGCTGAACATGAGCCTCGCCAACGAACTCATCCAGCGAACCAAGATAGTCACCCTGCTCCGCGGCAACCGCGACATTCCCGCGGCGAATCTGGATGCCGTACGCTCGACGCTGGTCAAGATATCCCAACTCGTCATTGATATTCCGGAAATTTTCGAACTGGAGATAGACCCCCTGTATGCCGACGACGCGGGGGTTGTGGCGCTGGATGCAAACATCCGTGTGGCATGGAGTCCCTCGTCGGGCACGGATCAGCTGGCCATTCGCCCCTACCCCAAGGAGCTGGAAGAATGCATCCAGCTGCGCAACGGCTCCAAGGTGGACCTGCGCCCCATACGCCCCGAAGACGAGCCCGACCATTGGGACTTCCTCGAACACATGTCGCCGGAAGACAAGCGCTTCCGTTTCTTCGGCAATGTTGCCACGCTGCCGCGCTCCGAAATGATCAAGCTTACGCAGATCGACTATGACCGCGAGATGGCCTTCATTGCCAAGGGAGAAGCTCCTGACGGTTCTATCAAGACACTCGGCGTGGCGCGGGCCATGATCCAGCCCGACAATACCAGCGCGGAGTTCGCCGTGGCTGTCCGCTCAGACCTCAAGCGGCTGGGTCTCGGCAGACTGCTTATGGAAAAAATCATCCGCTATCTGCAGTCGCGCAAAACCAGACGCATCGTCGGTGCCGCGCTCAGTGACAACAAGAACATGATAGAGCTGGCCCGCAACCTCGGTTTTGAGGTAACAAAAGATCTAGACGACGATGTACACCATTTTGAAATGATCATGGAAGAGAAGGAGGAGGCATGA
- a CDS encoding ZIP family metal transporter codes for MTFAELHPAWQALAATTFTWGMTALGASVVFFTKNVSKKTLDVMLGFAAGVMIAASYWSLLAPAIEMSEHLGSLKWMPALVGFVGGAAFLRLVDMFLPHLHVHAKMDEAEGVSTSWQRSTLLVLAITLHNIPEGLAVGVAFGAVAAGYPSATLAGAIALAIGIGIQNFPEGTAVSVPLRREGMSRGKSFWYGQLSGIVEPVAGVLGALAVVVAQPILPYALAFAAGAMIFVVVEEVIPESQASGYGDLATMGCILGFGVMMTLDVALG; via the coding sequence ATGACCTTTGCAGAACTGCATCCGGCATGGCAGGCACTTGCCGCCACCACCTTCACCTGGGGCATGACCGCTCTTGGAGCTTCGGTCGTCTTTTTCACCAAGAATGTCAGCAAGAAGACGCTTGATGTCATGCTCGGTTTTGCCGCCGGCGTCATGATCGCTGCAAGCTACTGGTCGCTTCTCGCACCGGCCATCGAAATGAGCGAACATCTCGGCTCCCTGAAGTGGATGCCGGCTCTCGTAGGTTTTGTGGGTGGAGCCGCCTTTCTGCGCCTTGTGGACATGTTCCTCCCCCACCTGCACGTCCACGCGAAGATGGATGAAGCCGAGGGCGTTTCCACCTCGTGGCAGCGCTCCACACTGCTGGTGCTGGCAATCACCCTGCACAATATTCCGGAAGGACTCGCTGTCGGCGTTGCCTTCGGCGCAGTGGCCGCAGGCTATCCTTCCGCCACGCTCGCGGGAGCCATAGCCCTTGCCATCGGCATCGGCATACAGAACTTCCCTGAAGGCACAGCAGTCTCCGTGCCGTTACGCCGGGAAGGAATGTCCCGCGGCAAAAGCTTCTGGTACGGCCAGCTTTCCGGCATCGTGGAGCCGGTTGCCGGTGTGCTGGGAGCTCTCGCCGTTGTAGTGGCACAACCCATTCTCCCTTACGCGCTGGCCTTTGCGGCGGGAGCCATGATCTTTGTGGTGGTGGAAGAGGTTATTCCCGAATCACAGGCATCCGGCTACGGCGACCTTGCCACCATGGGCTGCATACTGGGCTTCGGCGTCATGATGACGCTTGATGTAGCGCTGGGCTAG
- a CDS encoding substrate-binding periplasmic protein, whose protein sequence is MTAPRNLFPILLVAIVIASLCTPFAGRADTRPQLLVLTENLAPYNYVQGRELKGGCADIVKEILRRTNTGIPQGIRILPWSRAYSMAQQHPDVALFSTVRSPERENKFRWVGPIYSDTLVMMKRRGSNARASNLEEAKKFTVGVMQDYAAEEVLRTNKFPRIYSIPGAPEQMIYMLAHDRVDMWLESWPSGVFYAARAGKPVNWLEPLFPVSHEELYIAFSPQTNPETIQRWSDALEEMRKDGTYAAILNRFEERLATHKLQ, encoded by the coding sequence ATGACGGCACCCCGCAATCTGTTCCCCATTCTGCTTGTTGCGATCGTTATCGCTTCTCTCTGCACGCCTTTCGCAGGTCGCGCGGATACACGCCCGCAGCTTCTGGTTCTGACAGAGAATCTTGCTCCCTATAACTACGTGCAGGGGCGGGAACTCAAAGGGGGATGCGCAGACATCGTCAAAGAGATTCTACGCAGAACGAACACCGGCATACCGCAAGGCATACGGATACTGCCATGGTCCCGTGCATATTCCATGGCCCAGCAGCATCCCGACGTCGCCCTGTTTTCCACGGTGCGTTCTCCCGAGCGGGAAAACAAATTCCGCTGGGTAGGCCCCATCTACTCGGATACGCTGGTCATGATGAAACGCAGAGGCAGCAATGCTCGTGCCTCCAATCTGGAAGAAGCCAAGAAGTTTACCGTGGGAGTCATGCAGGATTATGCTGCGGAAGAGGTGTTGCGGACCAATAAATTCCCCCGGATATACAGCATTCCGGGCGCACCGGAGCAAATGATTTACATGCTGGCCCACGACAGGGTGGACATGTGGCTTGAATCATGGCCGAGCGGCGTGTTTTACGCAGCCCGCGCCGGAAAACCCGTCAACTGGCTTGAACCCTTGTTTCCGGTGTCGCACGAAGAACTGTATATCGCCTTTTCACCCCAGACAAATCCCGAAACCATACAACGCTGGTCGGATGCCCTTGAGGAAATGCGCAAAGACGGGACGTATGCCGCTATCCTCAACCGTTTTGAAGAACGGCTGGCAACCCACAAACTCCAATAG
- a CDS encoding ATP-binding protein produces the protein MMKPFWGIREKLVGIFVLIKVLPLVLLAWFAWSEIASLGWTVRERVEQLVFETKKNVGEVGAIATDSSIRALDLKAREAIERLTTDTARQVAAFLYERDDDLVQAASLQPDAQLYRQFLAPRKRPVTLHAPWKLNEDGTAWGPADSVDKGPTVSPVNINNAKDFHSRPPDVFIREDRPLYLEMTFVDMTGRERVKVVTSDRMSPELRDVSKPANTYCRAERYFGHLKKLKPGEIYVSDVIGEYLPSPIIGPYTRERAKALGVPFEPEKAGYAGKENPVGRRFEGIIRWATPVFRGGRQLGWVTLALDHTHVMEFTDHILPTEERYSDISDAASGNYAFMWDYKGRNISHPRDYFIVGYDSETGEPAVPWLEENMYQDWQASGLSASEFLAKAPLFDYQSLSKKPSKELIREGYVGLDGRYLNFAPQCTGWHNLTQHGGSGSFVIFWSGLWKLTTAAAIPYHTGQYGASPRGFGYVTIGANVDEFHLAATKTAERLEAMVTTFTENLGEQDAKTQEMLRNSLKKTSFEISLSTGAMVLAVVIIAVWMATILTGKITRIIAGIRRFQKGELDYRLEEKDKDEIGEICHAFNETAETISTLVSNLKLAEEQNRAVIQNAVEGIYQSTPQGRYLNVNPALVRMLGYESREEMLCAVQNIANQHYDDPADRERLLDVLRTRGYISNFEFKARRKDGTPIWLSTNVRAVQGEDGEIAYIEGMVGDITSRKNMEEAERNREAAEARDQAKSVFLANMSHEIRTPMNAILGVSELLQEGQLDENSRALVSLLRTSGEHLLVLINDILDISQIEAGKVRLAREPFSIQAQIRSVAGLMSVKAKEKGISLNYYMENGLPQYVMGDAARFRQVLLNLVGNAVKFTEKGSVTITAGVEERAGRQVVLNCSVQDTGPGFAGEKASDLFEAFVQGDGSTTRKFGGSGLGLAISKRLVALMGGYISAESMVGEGSKFTFTLLFEETDEPRQNGPVVELGAVSSGDGDGWSEGRKVLYVDDSESNRLLVSLYLKNTGITLDIADDGISGLEMIKDGDYDAILLDMELPGMDGYSVARSLRQYEKGAEVPVIALTANAMSEDRRRCLESGCTEYLAKPVRKADLINTLRMVMETADS, from the coding sequence ATGATGAAGCCTTTTTGGGGAATACGGGAAAAGCTTGTCGGTATCTTTGTCCTGATCAAGGTGCTGCCTCTTGTTCTGCTGGCATGGTTTGCCTGGAGCGAGATAGCCAGTCTTGGCTGGACGGTGCGCGAGCGGGTAGAGCAACTCGTGTTCGAAACCAAAAAAAACGTGGGCGAGGTAGGAGCTATTGCCACGGACAGTTCCATACGCGCACTCGATTTGAAGGCCCGTGAGGCCATTGAGCGCCTTACAACGGACACCGCGCGGCAGGTCGCAGCTTTTTTGTACGAGCGTGACGACGATCTGGTTCAGGCCGCCTCCCTGCAGCCGGATGCGCAGCTTTACCGGCAGTTCCTTGCTCCGAGAAAAAGGCCTGTCACTCTGCATGCGCCCTGGAAACTGAACGAAGACGGGACGGCGTGGGGGCCTGCTGACAGTGTCGATAAGGGGCCGACTGTCTCTCCGGTTAATATCAACAATGCCAAGGATTTTCACTCAAGACCTCCGGATGTCTTCATCCGTGAGGATCGCCCCCTGTACCTTGAAATGACCTTTGTGGACATGACCGGGCGTGAGCGCGTGAAGGTTGTGACTTCTGACCGTATGTCACCGGAACTGCGCGATGTCAGCAAGCCGGCCAACACCTATTGCAGGGCGGAACGGTACTTCGGGCATCTCAAGAAACTCAAGCCCGGCGAAATATATGTTTCAGATGTCATAGGCGAGTATCTTCCGAGTCCGATTATCGGACCGTATACACGTGAGCGCGCCAAGGCGCTCGGGGTTCCCTTCGAGCCGGAAAAAGCCGGTTATGCGGGCAAGGAAAATCCAGTAGGCAGGCGTTTTGAAGGTATTATCCGCTGGGCAACGCCGGTTTTCCGCGGAGGAAGGCAACTGGGGTGGGTGACGCTGGCACTTGACCATACCCATGTGATGGAGTTCACCGATCATATCCTGCCGACAGAAGAACGCTATTCGGACATTTCGGATGCCGCCAGCGGCAACTATGCCTTCATGTGGGACTACAAGGGGAGGAACATTTCGCACCCCCGCGATTACTTCATAGTGGGGTATGATTCCGAGACCGGAGAGCCGGCTGTACCATGGCTTGAAGAGAACATGTATCAGGATTGGCAGGCCAGCGGGCTGAGTGCGTCGGAGTTTTTGGCAAAGGCACCGCTCTTCGATTATCAGTCCCTGAGCAAGAAACCGTCCAAGGAACTGATTCGGGAAGGCTATGTGGGCCTTGACGGTCGCTACCTCAATTTTGCCCCTCAGTGCACCGGCTGGCATAACCTGACGCAGCATGGCGGTTCCGGTTCCTTTGTCATTTTCTGGAGCGGCCTGTGGAAGCTGACCACGGCTGCGGCAATTCCCTATCATACGGGGCAGTATGGCGCTTCGCCACGTGGTTTTGGCTATGTGACCATCGGCGCGAATGTGGATGAGTTTCACCTTGCCGCTACCAAGACTGCGGAGCGGCTGGAGGCCATGGTGACCACGTTCACCGAAAACCTCGGTGAACAAGATGCCAAGACGCAGGAGATGCTGCGCAATTCCCTGAAAAAGACGTCCTTCGAGATTTCCCTGTCCACCGGGGCCATGGTGCTGGCGGTCGTGATCATCGCTGTCTGGATGGCAACGATCCTGACGGGCAAGATTACCAGAATTATCGCTGGCATCCGGCGGTTTCAGAAAGGGGAGCTTGATTACCGGCTGGAAGAGAAGGACAAGGATGAAATCGGCGAGATATGCCATGCCTTCAACGAAACAGCGGAAACTATCAGTACGCTCGTTTCAAATCTCAAGCTGGCGGAAGAACAGAACAGGGCCGTGATTCAGAATGCCGTGGAAGGCATCTACCAGAGCACGCCCCAAGGCCGCTATTTGAATGTGAATCCGGCTCTTGTCCGCATGCTCGGGTATGAGAGCAGAGAGGAAATGCTCTGCGCCGTGCAGAACATCGCAAACCAGCACTATGACGACCCTGCGGATCGCGAGCGGCTTCTGGATGTGCTGCGGACCCGAGGCTATATCAGCAACTTCGAATTCAAGGCCCGCAGGAAAGACGGCACTCCCATCTGGCTTTCCACGAACGTCCGCGCCGTACAGGGCGAAGATGGCGAGATAGCGTATATTGAAGGCATGGTGGGTGACATCACCAGCCGCAAGAATATGGAAGAGGCTGAACGCAACAGGGAGGCTGCGGAGGCTCGGGATCAGGCCAAGAGCGTTTTTCTGGCCAACATGAGCCATGAGATCAGAACGCCCATGAATGCTATTCTCGGCGTTTCCGAACTGCTGCAGGAGGGACAGCTGGACGAGAACAGCAGGGCCCTTGTTTCCCTGCTGCGTACTTCGGGCGAGCATCTGCTGGTGCTTATCAACGATATTCTGGATATTTCTCAGATCGAGGCAGGCAAGGTGCGCCTCGCCCGTGAACCCTTCAGCATTCAGGCCCAGATACGCAGTGTTGCGGGGCTCATGTCCGTGAAAGCCAAGGAAAAAGGCATTTCTCTGAACTATTACATGGAAAACGGGTTGCCCCAGTATGTGATGGGAGATGCTGCACGCTTCAGGCAAGTGCTTCTCAATCTTGTGGGCAACGCGGTCAAGTTTACGGAGAAAGGCAGCGTTACCATCACGGCTGGCGTTGAGGAGAGGGCCGGGCGTCAGGTTGTGCTCAATTGCTCTGTGCAGGATACCGGTCCCGGCTTCGCTGGGGAAAAGGCTTCAGACCTTTTCGAGGCTTTTGTGCAGGGAGACGGTTCCACCACCCGCAAGTTCGGCGGCTCCGGGCTTGGCCTTGCCATTAGTAAGCGTCTTGTGGCGCTCATGGGGGGGTATATTTCGGCTGAAAGCATGGTTGGCGAAGGGAGCAAGTTCACCTTTACCCTGCTGTTTGAAGAGACGGATGAGCCTCGCCAGAATGGTCCGGTAGTGGAGCTCGGGGCGGTATCATCAGGCGACGGCGATGGCTGGAGTGAGGGCAGGAAGGTGCTCTATGTGGATGATTCCGAAAGCAACCGTCTGCTGGTAAGTCTGTATCTGAAGAACACCGGCATCACGTTGGATATTGCCGATGACGGCATCAGCGGGCTGGAGATGATCAAGGACGGCGACTACGACGCCATATTGCTGGATATGGAACTGCCGGGCATGGACGGCTATTCCGTTGCCCGGTCGCTGCGTCAGTATGAGAAGGGAGCGGAAGTTCCCGTCATTGCGCTGACCGCCAACGCCATGTCGGAGGACCGGCGGCGCTGTCTTGAATCCGGCTGTACGGAATATCTGGCCAAACCCGTGCGCAAGGCTGATCTGATCAATACGCTTCGTATGGTCATGGAAACTGCCGATTCCTGA
- a CDS encoding phosphate/phosphite/phosphonate ABC transporter substrate-binding protein translates to MNTRHFTALLVFLLLALFGLQGCGEDEPVVYVDMTKRQEVRVPEALPAITYAYLPQYSHTVSYRRHNPLIEYIAAETGLSLRQVFPDTFEEHRRMVERGDIDISFSNPFTYVSIAKTGARAFARIVEPSGSTNFRGQIIARTDNLLIQNLQDCRGKRWIAVDPLSAGGYLFALGHFLDHGIHPEDFAEIAFAPGPGGKQEKAVLAVYAGKYDIASIREGTLDVVKDKIDPERLRIVATTRDYPGWVYAARKGLPQEVVKAIADALFKLSMQKPEHAAILAGAGMSRIIPATDRDYEPIRELVAKTRFNEAAYDGRQDNAEGAQ, encoded by the coding sequence ATGAACACACGCCACTTCACGGCCCTGCTTGTTTTTCTGCTGCTTGCGCTGTTCGGGCTGCAGGGGTGTGGCGAAGATGAACCCGTAGTCTATGTGGACATGACCAAACGGCAGGAAGTGCGGGTGCCCGAAGCACTGCCCGCCATCACGTATGCCTATCTGCCCCAGTACTCGCACACGGTTTCCTACCGCAGACACAACCCGCTCATCGAATACATAGCGGCCGAGACGGGGCTTTCCCTCCGGCAGGTGTTTCCGGACACCTTCGAGGAACACCGCAGGATGGTCGAACGCGGAGACATAGACATTTCCTTTTCCAACCCCTTCACCTACGTGAGCATTGCCAAGACAGGCGCACGCGCCTTTGCCCGCATTGTGGAACCTTCCGGCAGCACCAACTTCCGTGGGCAGATCATTGCCCGTACCGACAACTTACTTATCCAGAACCTGCAGGACTGCCGCGGCAAACGCTGGATTGCCGTGGACCCGCTCTCCGCCGGCGGCTACCTTTTTGCGCTGGGCCACTTTCTTGATCACGGCATACATCCCGAAGATTTTGCGGAAATCGCCTTTGCTCCGGGGCCGGGCGGCAAGCAGGAAAAGGCCGTTCTCGCCGTGTATGCCGGAAAGTACGACATCGCCTCCATCCGTGAAGGCACGCTGGACGTGGTGAAGGACAAGATCGATCCCGAACGGCTGCGCATTGTCGCCACCACCCGCGACTATCCCGGCTGGGTCTACGCTGCCCGCAAAGGCCTGCCGCAAGAGGTTGTGAAGGCCATCGCCGACGCGCTGTTCAAGCTTTCCATGCAGAAGCCCGAACATGCCGCCATTCTTGCCGGTGCAGGCATGAGCCGCATCATTCCCGCCACGGACAGGGATTATGAACCCATCCGCGAACTCGTTGCCAAGACCCGCTTCAACGAAGCAGCCTATGACGGCAGACAGGACAACGCTGAGGGAGCTCAGTAA
- a CDS encoding sulfite exporter TauE/SafE family protein, producing MFKSKKTILMLALTVLAVFLCMEPAWADRLQDAINAAPKGAEAGQINPESPLGFLGIPGAPDISLILGFGWAVWVGWIFSTVGAFGGIMAGVGHITIFGLGNYASGFKKTAPDLNKLITDSIRVSNQWLVGTSAGISSYNYYRMGRLVLPLALALGLGSIAGSTLIPWLTAGKISLKSYIGYFGLFVLFLGCYLLYETTPRGQASKKKAKEAAKAFEASIKGESKVDTSAMGVKVVSFSPTNCTFTFYGVEFSFNPLIPLVGGFFIAAMASFLGVGGGFLLVPFLTSVAGLPMYLVAGTSALAVLIGMITSIFTYMFVSGTPIFWPLIGAELVGIFVGSIIGPRTSKYIPEVWLKRIFIVLAFYVGIRYASKGLLGLSLLPPF from the coding sequence GTGTTCAAATCCAAAAAGACCATCTTGATGCTGGCTTTGACAGTTCTGGCAGTTTTCCTCTGCATGGAACCCGCATGGGCCGACCGTCTGCAGGATGCCATCAACGCCGCCCCCAAGGGTGCCGAAGCAGGCCAGATCAACCCTGAATCCCCGCTGGGCTTCCTTGGCATTCCCGGCGCACCCGACATCAGCCTGATCCTCGGCTTTGGCTGGGCAGTGTGGGTAGGCTGGATCTTCTCCACCGTAGGTGCCTTCGGCGGCATCATGGCCGGTGTAGGCCACATCACCATTTTCGGTCTGGGCAACTACGCTTCCGGCTTCAAGAAGACCGCTCCCGACCTGAACAAGCTGATCACCGACTCCATCCGAGTATCCAACCAGTGGCTGGTTGGCACCTCCGCCGGCATCTCCTCCTATAACTACTACCGCATGGGCCGTCTGGTGCTGCCCCTGGCACTGGCGCTCGGCCTCGGCTCCATCGCCGGTTCCACGCTGATTCCCTGGCTCACCGCGGGCAAGATTTCCCTGAAGTCCTACATCGGCTACTTCGGCCTGTTCGTTCTCTTCCTCGGCTGCTACCTGCTCTATGAAACCACTCCCAGAGGTCAGGCTTCCAAGAAGAAGGCCAAGGAAGCCGCCAAGGCTTTCGAAGCTTCCATCAAGGGCGAATCCAAGGTCGACACCTCCGCCATGGGCGTTAAGGTTGTTTCCTTCTCCCCCACCAACTGCACCTTCACCTTCTACGGCGTCGAATTTTCCTTCAACCCCCTCATTCCTCTCGTAGGCGGCTTCTTCATCGCTGCCATGGCTTCCTTCCTCGGCGTGGGCGGCGGCTTCCTGCTCGTACCCTTCCTGACCAGCGTTGCCGGTCTGCCCATGTACCTCGTGGCAGGCACCTCCGCACTGGCAGTTCTGATCGGTATGATCACCTCCATCTTCACCTACATGTTCGTGTCCGGCACGCCCATCTTCTGGCCTCTCATCGGCGCGGAACTGGTCGGCATCTTCGTGGGCTCCATCATCGGCCCCCGTACCTCCAAGTACATCCCCGAAGTGTGGCTGAAGCGCATCTTCATCGTGCTGGCCTTCTACGTAGGTATCCGCTACGCCTCCAAGGGCCTGCTCGGCCTGAGCCTGCTGCCCCCCTTCTAA
- a CDS encoding DsrE family protein, with translation MTMNSAPAGQPDKLCIIWSHRDPEVARNLVFMYGGNALPKGWWSEVTLLIWGPSQQLLAFDKGMQREIELLRERGVHVIACRACAERYNLTAVLEDMELEVTYVGEFFTSVLKSQEWRTATF, from the coding sequence ATGACCATGAACAGCGCCCCTGCCGGACAACCAGACAAATTATGCATCATATGGAGCCACCGGGATCCGGAAGTGGCCCGCAATCTCGTTTTCATGTACGGCGGCAACGCCCTACCTAAAGGATGGTGGAGCGAAGTAACCCTCCTCATCTGGGGCCCGTCGCAACAGCTGCTGGCCTTTGACAAGGGCATGCAGCGGGAGATTGAACTGCTCCGGGAACGCGGCGTACACGTCATCGCCTGCCGCGCCTGTGCCGAGCGATACAACCTGACCGCCGTGCTTGAGGATATGGAACTCGAAGTGACCTATGTCGGCGAGTTTTTCACTTCCGTCCTCAAATCACAGGAGTGGCGAACCGCCACCTTCTGA